The following nucleotide sequence is from Streptomyces leeuwenhoekii.
CGCTGCGCGGAGCTGGACCTGCGCCACGGCAACCGGACGGACGCGTTCTGCGCCTACGGCAACGCGGCCCAGCTCAGCCTGGACCTGGGCCGCGTCGAGGACTGCATCGCGCTGCTCGACTCCCTGCTGGCCGAACCGGACGTCGCCGCCGCGGAACTGGACGACCGGCTCGTCGCCCAGTTGCGCCTGACCCGCGCCCGAGCGCTGCACGCGGGAGATGACCTCAAGGCCGCCACGGTGGAGTTCGCCGCCCTCGCGGCCGAGTCGGCCGGCTGGGACGACGACCCGGGAAGTCACGCCATGATCGCTGCGGAGACCGCCGTACTCCTCGGCGAGTCCGGCGAGTTCGGCCGGGCCCGCGAGGCGGCGGACCAGGCACTCGCCGCTCATGCCCGGGCCCCGCGCTACGAGCAGCTCAGCGGCTGCCTGCGGGAACTCGCGCGCCTCCAGGCCCAGCAGCAGGGCCCGGCCGGCCTGCCCGGCGCCCTCGCCTTCCTCGCCGACGCCGGCCGGGTCGCCGACGAGGCCCACGAGGCCGGGTACCAGACCCACGGCCGCTCCCTGGAGACCGCCCTGGCCTACGAACACGGGCGGGTCAACGCCTACGCCGGTGCGTACGAGGACGCCCTGGCCGCCCTCGAGAAGGCGCTCGCCCTGCTCGGCGAGCCGGGACCGGAGCGGGGCCGCGCCGAGGAGTGGGCCGAGTGCGTCCGTCTCGCCGGTGCCGTGGAGGGCATCTACCTGGAGCGCCCCGTGCCCGCCCTGGCCCGCCTCGACGCGGCGGTCGCCCGCCTCACCGCCCTGGGCCACCCGGAGGAGACCGAGCCGCTGACCTCGTTGGCGGCCCGGCTCCGCGACGGGGACTGACGCGGTCGGCGCGGTGCCGGGGCGACGCCCCGCCCCGGCACCGGTGCCCCGTGTTCGCAGGCCGCCGCTCCGGCCGGCGCGGTCGGCCGGACGACGCAGCCGGAGCGGCCCGCGCGGCCGCCGCGCCGCCCAGACCCGCCAGGGAGATCTCGAACGTATGTGTGTACAGTCGGCTCGCCTCGGCGGTGCCGGACGCGCGGGGCGCCCGTTTCGACCGGCGAGGAGAAGCCGTGCCCAGCACCCGGAGAGAGCCGGAAGGGACCGATGTGGCCGCCGCACCGTCCTTGCCCCCGGCGGAGCACAAGCAGCGGATGCGGCGTCGTCTGGAGCGCCTTATCGGCATCGCCGCCACGGAAGGCAACGCCCTGCTGCCGCTGCGCAACGGGGACGAGATATTCGCGGCGATGCTGCAGAGCATCCGCACGGCCCGGCGCACCGTGGACATGATGACGTTCGTGTACTGGCGCGGCGACATCGCCCGCCAGTTCGCCGAGGCGCTGGCGGACCGGGCCCGCGACGGTGTGCGGGTGCGACTGCTGCTGGACGGCTTCGGCAGTCGGCAGATCGAACAGGACCTGCTCGACCTGCTGGACCGGGCCGGAGTCGAGGTGGCGTGGTTCCGCAAGCCGCTGTACCTCACCCCGTTCAAGCAGAATCACCGCTGCCATCGCAAGGTGCTGGTCGTGGACGAGGAGACGGCGTTCACCGGCGGAGTGGGCATCGCCGAGGAGTGGTGCGGAGACGCCCGTGACGAACACGAATGGCGTGACACCCACGTTCGGGTACGCGGGCCCGCGGTGGACGGCCTCGCCGCCGCCTTCGCGCAGAACTGGGCCGAATGCCACGACACCCTCTTCGACACACGCGACCGCTTCACCGACCACACGCCGGAAGGTGACGCCGTGGTCCAGGTCGTCCGCGGCTCGGCCAGCCTGGGCTGGCAGGACATGCAGACCCTGCTGCGGGTCATGATCGAATGCGCTCGGGACCGTTTCCGGCTGGCCACGGCCTACTTCGCCCCCGACGCCTACTTCATCGACCTGCTGTGCGCCGCCGCCCGGCGCGGCGTCGAGGTGGAGATCCTGCTGCCCGGCCCGCACACCGACAAGCGCGTCTGCCGACTGGCCGGCCAGCACTACTACCAGGACCTGCTCGACTGCGGGGTGCGGATCTTCGAGTACCAGCCGACGATGATGCACGCCAAGGTCATCACCGTCGACCGGGTCGCCGCCCTGGTCGGCTCCACCAACTTCAACCGCCGTTCCCTCGACCACGACGAAGAAGTCATGCTCGCCGTCCTGGACGAGGACTTCGCCGCCGTCCTCGACCGGCACTTCGACGAGGACATCCAGGTCAGCCGGCGGATCGAGAGGGGCCGCTGGACACGCCGCTCCGCCCTGCGGCGACTGCGGGAGGCGGCCG
It contains:
- a CDS encoding phospholipase D-like domain-containing protein, with the protein product MRRRLERLIGIAATEGNALLPLRNGDEIFAAMLQSIRTARRTVDMMTFVYWRGDIARQFAEALADRARDGVRVRLLLDGFGSRQIEQDLLDLLDRAGVEVAWFRKPLYLTPFKQNHRCHRKVLVVDEETAFTGGVGIAEEWCGDARDEHEWRDTHVRVRGPAVDGLAAAFAQNWAECHDTLFDTRDRFTDHTPEGDAVVQVVRGSASLGWQDMQTLLRVMIECARDRFRLATAYFAPDAYFIDLLCAAARRGVEVEILLPGPHTDKRVCRLAGQHYYQDLLDCGVRIFEYQPTMMHAKVITVDRVAALVGSTNFNRRSLDHDEEVMLAVLDEDFAAVLDRHFDEDIQVSRRIERGRWTRRSALRRLREAAVVPIRRFL